One window of the candidate division KSB1 bacterium genome contains the following:
- a CDS encoding ribulokinase — MGDRRCSLGIDFGTESARALLVDVATGEEVATEVFVYPHGVMDRELPDGQKLEPDWALQHPQDYLDALHEAIPAVLRTAGIRAEQVVGIGIDFTSCTMLPIDGTGQPLCFRPELQSRPHAWVKLWKHHAAEPEANRLKEIAEQRGEVWLRYYGGKISSEWLIPKIMQILDEDPEMYVLADQFLEAGDWIVLQLTGELKRSSCHAGYKAIWQKGIGYPSREFFRALDPRLENLVEEKLRGEVVPIGRKAGDLTERMARATGLQPGTPVAVSVIDAHVGVPATTVDGPGKMALIMGTSTCHMVVAEKRLPIEGISGVVEDGILPGYFGYEAGQAAVGDIFAWFVRNAVPPRYHEEAERRGISLHALLEEKAAALKPGQSGLLALDWWNGCRSVLIDYDLSGLLIGPTLTTTPEEVYRALIEATAFGTRVIVETFQRGGVEVEEFYACGGLTRNRMLMQIYADVLGREIKVARSEFAGALGAAMYGAVAAGSQAGGYDSIQQAIPAMAHLRDESFRPVPEHRKIYDRLFQEYVKLYDFFGRGGSQVMKVLRRLRSA, encoded by the coding sequence ATGGGCGATCGGCGATGTTCGCTTGGGATCGACTTCGGGACGGAGTCGGCCAGGGCACTGCTGGTGGACGTCGCGACCGGCGAGGAGGTCGCCACCGAAGTCTTTGTGTACCCGCACGGGGTAATGGATCGGGAGCTCCCCGATGGGCAGAAGCTCGAGCCGGACTGGGCGCTCCAGCATCCCCAGGACTACCTCGATGCGCTCCACGAGGCGATTCCAGCCGTGTTGCGGACAGCCGGGATCAGGGCGGAACAGGTTGTGGGAATTGGGATCGATTTCACCTCCTGCACGATGTTGCCGATTGACGGGACCGGCCAGCCCCTGTGCTTCCGGCCCGAATTGCAGAGCCGCCCGCACGCCTGGGTCAAACTGTGGAAGCACCACGCAGCAGAGCCCGAGGCCAATCGGCTCAAAGAGATAGCCGAGCAGCGCGGGGAAGTCTGGCTCCGATACTACGGGGGCAAGATCTCCAGCGAGTGGCTGATCCCCAAGATCATGCAGATCCTCGATGAGGATCCGGAAATGTACGTACTGGCCGACCAGTTTCTCGAGGCCGGGGACTGGATTGTGCTGCAGCTTACGGGCGAGCTGAAGCGCAGCTCGTGCCACGCCGGCTACAAGGCCATCTGGCAGAAGGGGATCGGTTACCCGAGCAGGGAATTTTTTCGCGCTCTGGATCCGCGGCTGGAAAACCTGGTGGAGGAAAAGCTGAGGGGGGAGGTTGTCCCCATCGGTCGGAAGGCTGGTGATCTCACGGAACGGATGGCTCGCGCCACGGGCTTGCAGCCCGGCACCCCCGTGGCCGTGAGCGTGATCGACGCGCACGTGGGGGTGCCGGCCACTACGGTCGATGGCCCTGGCAAGATGGCCCTGATCATGGGTACGTCTACCTGCCATATGGTGGTCGCCGAAAAGCGCCTGCCGATCGAGGGCATCAGTGGCGTGGTGGAAGATGGTATCTTGCCCGGCTACTTCGGCTACGAGGCTGGTCAGGCGGCCGTCGGCGACATCTTCGCCTGGTTCGTCCGCAATGCTGTGCCGCCCCGCTATCACGAGGAGGCCGAACGAAGGGGGATCAGCCTCCACGCTCTCCTGGAGGAGAAGGCAGCCGCTTTGAAACCAGGGCAGTCGGGTCTCCTCGCTCTGGATTGGTGGAACGGTTGCCGCTCTGTCCTGATCGATTACGATCTCAGCGGCCTGTTGATTGGCCCCACCCTGACCACGACCCCAGAGGAGGTCTACCGTGCCCTCATCGAGGCTACGGCGTTTGGGACGCGGGTCATCGTGGAGACCTTCCAGCGCGGGGGCGTCGAGGTAGAGGAGTTCTACGCGTGCGGTGGCCTCACCCGGAATCGCATGCTCATGCAAATCTACGCGGACGTGCTGGGCCGCGAGATCAAAGTGGCTCGTTCGGAATTCGCTGGGGCCCTGGGCGCTGCAATGTATGGCGCTGTGGCAGCCGGAAGCCAGGCGGGTGGCTACGACAGCATTCAGCAAGCCATCCCCGCGATGGCTCACCTGCGGGACGAAAGCTTCCGTCCGGTGCCTGAGCACAGGAAAATCTACGATCGGCTCTTCCAAGAGTACGTAAAGCTGTACGATTTCTTCGGGCGGGGCGGCAGTCAGGTGATGAAAGTCCTCCGCCGCCTCCGCAGCGCCTGA
- a CDS encoding NAD(P)-dependent alcohol dehydrogenase, which yields MRALYLLGPEKVEFRDLPVPQVAPGEVLLRVKSVGVCASDSHRYLHGRLGEEEMPGPLILGHEFSAEVVEVASGVERVRPGQRVAVEPARHCGHCEMCRTGHPNLCPQVQFCGTPPVDGSFREYMAYPAELLYPLPDGISYDEGALLEPLGVALHSVRLGHFKPGWTAAILGAGPIGLCTLLVLRVSGAAQIIVTDPLEYRLELARRLGADHTLNPSEADVVEAVSSLTHGRGVDVVFEAAGVRETPEQAVEMVRPGGIVVLIGIPVDEWIQFKSTPSRRKGLTIYMVRRMKHVYEFTIPMLERGLVDVRPLISHVFPFSRAEQALATAVHYRDNVVKAIVHVDQWE from the coding sequence ATGAGGGCCCTTTATCTACTCGGTCCCGAGAAGGTGGAATTCCGAGACCTTCCTGTGCCTCAGGTGGCACCGGGTGAGGTACTGCTTAGGGTGAAATCCGTAGGCGTGTGTGCCTCCGACAGCCACCGCTACCTGCACGGGAGGCTCGGAGAGGAGGAAATGCCTGGCCCACTGATCCTGGGCCACGAGTTTTCGGCGGAGGTTGTCGAGGTGGCTTCGGGAGTTGAGCGTGTGCGCCCAGGCCAGCGGGTCGCCGTGGAGCCGGCCCGCCATTGTGGGCACTGCGAAATGTGCCGGACGGGTCACCCAAACCTGTGCCCTCAGGTGCAGTTCTGCGGCACACCGCCCGTGGACGGAAGCTTCCGGGAGTACATGGCCTACCCGGCCGAGCTTCTTTACCCGTTGCCCGACGGGATCAGCTACGATGAGGGTGCCCTCCTTGAGCCCTTGGGAGTGGCACTCCATTCGGTGCGCCTGGGTCATTTCAAGCCGGGATGGACGGCCGCGATCCTCGGTGCGGGGCCAATCGGGCTCTGCACGCTGTTAGTCCTGCGGGTCTCCGGGGCCGCCCAGATCATCGTCACGGATCCTCTCGAGTACCGGCTGGAACTTGCGCGCAGGCTGGGCGCCGACCACACCCTCAATCCCTCGGAGGCTGATGTGGTGGAGGCGGTCAGTAGTCTTACCCATGGGCGCGGCGTGGATGTGGTGTTCGAAGCAGCGGGCGTCCGAGAGACACCCGAACAGGCCGTGGAGATGGTTCGACCGGGAGGGATCGTTGTTCTCATCGGCATTCCCGTGGACGAGTGGATCCAGTTCAAGTCGACCCCCTCGCGGCGCAAGGGCCTCACGATCTACATGGTGCGGCGAATGAAACATGTGTACGAGTTTACCATCCCCATGCTCGAACGAGGCCTGGTGGATGTGCGGCCGCTGATCTCCCATGTCTTCCCTTTTTCCCGAGCAGAACAGGCGCTGGCGACGGCGGTCCATTACCGGGACAACGTGGTCAAGGCCATTGTCCACGTGGACCAGTGGGAGTGA